The following proteins are encoded in a genomic region of Nicotiana sylvestris chromosome 4, ASM39365v2, whole genome shotgun sequence:
- the LOC104221840 gene encoding uncharacterized protein isoform X4: MVVKMMKWRPWPPLSSKKIEAKIIVNCLKDFNFMSNVQMGFQDFEKLRVEIKWKGSKSSSLNLSSLTRRSSSVKKNFTKEESLKENGVVEWNEEFQSVCNFSANKDGVFHPWEVAFTVFNGTSRGPDQKVNILAAASLNLADFASLARDKEDGIEIAIPLEASIGSFKSCVSLCLSLGLVELRNGHEASETIPKFIMSAPVSPNPGEVLLTERNEVSALKAGLLKVKFLKGLSARQHKKACHEEEGSDGRNSVRSEDTDYGYPLDTDSFDDSEEGDSEEGKEDGSVRKSFSYETLAYANHASGSLYSNTSSSEDEDLVHHSNHISDAGHGYPADTTAALQNQTAEQSSKRRILPWKKRKLSFRSPKTKGEPLLKKHYGEDGGDDIDFDRRQLCSSDESSSGWCKSEEGSANQFSEFGDDSFAVGSWEQKEIISRDGQMKLQTQIFFASIDQRSERAAGESACTALVAVIADWFHSNPKDMPIKSQLDCLIREGSLQWRDLCEKETYRERFPDKHFDLETVLQAKVRPLSVASEKSFVGFFHPEGTEEEEGFDFLHSAMSFDNIWDEISKSARETPCHGESFVYIVSWNDHFFILKVEKDAYYIIDTLGERLLEGCNQAYILKFDKDTTIFQVPSETQQSEDKPSSNKKEQSDMKEAADEGKIVISTSGTVKMQEESTFVCTDMVPENKEESSIVCRGKEACKEYIKSFLAAIPIRELQVDVKKGLMASTPLHQRLQIELHYTMSFDPKFESSSEELTANSLAILPSAADFSFKFQW; the protein is encoded by the exons atggtagTGAAAATGATGAAGTGGAGGCCATGGCCACCACTATCATCCAAGAAAATTGAGGCTAAGATTATTGTTAATTGTCTTAAAGATTTCAACTTTATGTCAAATGTGCAAATGGGGTTCCAAGATTTTGAAAAATTAAGAGTTGAAATTAAGTGGAAAGGCTCAAAGAGTAGTTCTTTGAATTTGAGCTCTCTTACAAGGAGAAGTAGTAGTGTAAAGAAGAATTTTACAAAGGAAGAGTCTTTAAAGGAAAATGGTGTTGTTGAATGGAATGAGGAGTTTCAGAGTGTTTGTAACTTTTCAGCTAATAAAGATGGTGTGTTTCATCCTTGGGAGGTTGCTTTTACTGTGTTCAAT GGTACAAGCAGAGGACCAGATCAAAAGGTAAACATACTTGCTGCAGCGTCATTGAACCTTGCAGACTTTGCTTCTCTAGCTAGGGACAAAGAAGACGGCATTGAAATTGCAATTCCTTTGGAAGCCTCTATTGGCAGCTTCAAAAGTTGCGTTTCACTCTGT CTATCTCTCGGACTTGTGGAATTGAGGAATGGTCACGAAGCTTCAGAGACCATTCCGAAGTTTATCATGTCTGCTCCAGTATCTCCAAACCCTGGAGAGGTTTTGTTGACAGAGAGAAATGAGGTTTCTGCTTTAAAAGCAGGTCTGCTGAAAGTTAAATTTCTCAAGGGATTATCTGCTAGGCAACACAAGAAGGCATGTCATGAAGAGGAAGGCAGTGATGGAAGGAACTCGGTCAGAAGTGAGGACACCGATTATGGCTATCCACTCGACACGGATTCATTTGATGATTCAGAAGAAGGAGATTCAGAGGAAGGAAAGGAGGATGGGAGTGTACGGAAGTCATTCAGTTATGAAACACTTGCATATGCAAACCATGCTAGTGGATCATTATACTCAAACACAAGCAGCAGCGAAGACGAGGATTTAGTCCATCATAGCAATCATATTTCAGATGCAGGGCACGGATACCCTGCGGATACAACTGCAGCACTACAAAATCAAACTGCAGAGCAGAGTTCAAAACGCAGAATTCTCCCCTGGAAGAAGAGGAAGTTGAGTTTCAGATCTCCTAAAACCAAGGGAGAGCCGTTGCTGAAGAAACATTATGGAGAGGATGGCGGGGACGATATAGACTTTGATCGCCGACAGCTTTGCTCATCTGATGAGTCTTCTTCAGGG TGGTGCAAATCTGAGGAAGGTTCTGCAAATCAATTTTCCGAATTTGGAGACGACAGTTTTGCTGTGGGTAGTTGGGAGCAGAAAGAGATAATAAGCCGGGATGGACAAATGAAGCTGCAGACTCAGATCTTCTTTGCTTCGATTGATCAACGAAGTGAACGAGCTGCAGGTGAAAGTGCTTGTACAGCGTTGGTTGCTGTGATTGCTGATTGGTTCCACTCGAATCCTAAAGATATGCCGATCAAGTCCCAACTTGATTGTCTTATCCGTGAAGGTTCACTGCAGTGGAGGGATCTTTGTGAAAAAGAGACCTATAGGGAACGTTTCCCAGATAAGCATTTTGACCTCGAGACAGTCCTCCAAGCTAAAGTGCGTCCACTCTCAGTAGCCTCGGAAAAATCATTCGTTGGGTTCTTTCATCCCGAAGGAACCGAAGAAGAGGAGGGATTTGACTTCCTTCACAGTGCCATGTCTTTTGACAACATTTGGGATGAGATTTCTAAATCTGCTCGAGAAACTCCTTGTCATGGAGAGTCCTTTGTTTACATTGTGAGTTGGAATGACCACTTCTTTATCCTCAAGGTTGAAAAAGACGCGTACTATATCATTGACACACTTGGCGAGAGGCTTCTTGAGGGTTGTAATCAGGCTTATATCCTCAAATTCGACAAAGACACGACAATTTTTCAAGTACCTAGCGAGACTCAACAATCAGAGGATAAACCATCTAGCAATAAAAAGGAGCAAAGTGATATGAAAGAGGCTGCCGATGAAGGCAAAATTGTCATTAGCACCAGTGGCACAGTCAAAATGCAGGAAGAATCAACCTTCGTCTGCACGGACATGGTGCCTGAAAACAAAGAAGAATCCAGCATCGTTTGCAGAGGTAAAGAGGCATGTAAAGAGTACATTAAGAGTTTTTTGGCGGCAATCCCTATTAGGGAGTTACAAGTTGATGTGAAGAAGGGTTTGATGGCGTCTACGCCCCTTCATCAGCGGCTACAAATTGAGTTGCATTACACAATGAGCTTTGACCCTAAGTTTGAGTCATCTTCAGAAGAACTGACCGCTAACAGTTTGGCCATACTACCGTCAGCAGCAGA tTTCTCTTTCAAGTTTCAATGGTGA
- the LOC104221840 gene encoding uncharacterized protein isoform X1, whose translation MVVKMMKWRPWPPLSSKKIEAKIIVNCLKDFNFMSNVQMGFQDFEKLRVEIKWKGSKSSSLNLSSLTRRSSSVKKNFTKEESLKENGVVEWNEEFQSVCNFSANKDGVFHPWEVAFTVFNGTSRGPDQKVNILAAASLNLADFASLARDKEDGIEIAIPLEASIGSFKSCVSLCLSLGLVELRNGHEASETIPKFIMSAPVSPNPGEVLLTERNEVSALKAGLLKVKFLKGLSARQHKKACHEEEGSDGRNSVRSEDTDYGYPLDTDSFDDSEEGDSEEGKEDGSVRKSFSYETLAYANHASGSLYSNTSSSEDEDLVHHSNHISDAGHGYPADTTAALQNQTAEQSSKRRILPWKKRKLSFRSPKTKGEPLLKKHYGEDGGDDIDFDRRQLCSSDESSSGWCKSEEGSANQFSEFGDDSFAVGSWEQKEIISRDGQMKLQTQIFFASIDQRSERAAGESACTALVAVIADWFHSNPKDMPIKSQLDCLIREGSLQWRDLCEKETYRERFPDKHFDLETVLQAKVRPLSVASEKSFVGFFHPEGTEEEEGFDFLHSAMSFDNIWDEISKSARETPCHGESFVYIVSWNDHFFILKVEKDAYYIIDTLGERLLEGCNQAYILKFDKDTTIFQVPSETQQSEDKPSSNKKEQSDMKEAADEGKIVISTSGTVKMQEESTFVCTDMVPENKEESSIVCRGKEACKEYIKSFLAAIPIRELQVDVKKGLMASTPLHQRLQIELHYTMSFDPKFESSSEELTANSLAILPSAAEIRTKVTKLWMNLVITFYIRDRSP comes from the exons atggtagTGAAAATGATGAAGTGGAGGCCATGGCCACCACTATCATCCAAGAAAATTGAGGCTAAGATTATTGTTAATTGTCTTAAAGATTTCAACTTTATGTCAAATGTGCAAATGGGGTTCCAAGATTTTGAAAAATTAAGAGTTGAAATTAAGTGGAAAGGCTCAAAGAGTAGTTCTTTGAATTTGAGCTCTCTTACAAGGAGAAGTAGTAGTGTAAAGAAGAATTTTACAAAGGAAGAGTCTTTAAAGGAAAATGGTGTTGTTGAATGGAATGAGGAGTTTCAGAGTGTTTGTAACTTTTCAGCTAATAAAGATGGTGTGTTTCATCCTTGGGAGGTTGCTTTTACTGTGTTCAAT GGTACAAGCAGAGGACCAGATCAAAAGGTAAACATACTTGCTGCAGCGTCATTGAACCTTGCAGACTTTGCTTCTCTAGCTAGGGACAAAGAAGACGGCATTGAAATTGCAATTCCTTTGGAAGCCTCTATTGGCAGCTTCAAAAGTTGCGTTTCACTCTGT CTATCTCTCGGACTTGTGGAATTGAGGAATGGTCACGAAGCTTCAGAGACCATTCCGAAGTTTATCATGTCTGCTCCAGTATCTCCAAACCCTGGAGAGGTTTTGTTGACAGAGAGAAATGAGGTTTCTGCTTTAAAAGCAGGTCTGCTGAAAGTTAAATTTCTCAAGGGATTATCTGCTAGGCAACACAAGAAGGCATGTCATGAAGAGGAAGGCAGTGATGGAAGGAACTCGGTCAGAAGTGAGGACACCGATTATGGCTATCCACTCGACACGGATTCATTTGATGATTCAGAAGAAGGAGATTCAGAGGAAGGAAAGGAGGATGGGAGTGTACGGAAGTCATTCAGTTATGAAACACTTGCATATGCAAACCATGCTAGTGGATCATTATACTCAAACACAAGCAGCAGCGAAGACGAGGATTTAGTCCATCATAGCAATCATATTTCAGATGCAGGGCACGGATACCCTGCGGATACAACTGCAGCACTACAAAATCAAACTGCAGAGCAGAGTTCAAAACGCAGAATTCTCCCCTGGAAGAAGAGGAAGTTGAGTTTCAGATCTCCTAAAACCAAGGGAGAGCCGTTGCTGAAGAAACATTATGGAGAGGATGGCGGGGACGATATAGACTTTGATCGCCGACAGCTTTGCTCATCTGATGAGTCTTCTTCAGGG TGGTGCAAATCTGAGGAAGGTTCTGCAAATCAATTTTCCGAATTTGGAGACGACAGTTTTGCTGTGGGTAGTTGGGAGCAGAAAGAGATAATAAGCCGGGATGGACAAATGAAGCTGCAGACTCAGATCTTCTTTGCTTCGATTGATCAACGAAGTGAACGAGCTGCAGGTGAAAGTGCTTGTACAGCGTTGGTTGCTGTGATTGCTGATTGGTTCCACTCGAATCCTAAAGATATGCCGATCAAGTCCCAACTTGATTGTCTTATCCGTGAAGGTTCACTGCAGTGGAGGGATCTTTGTGAAAAAGAGACCTATAGGGAACGTTTCCCAGATAAGCATTTTGACCTCGAGACAGTCCTCCAAGCTAAAGTGCGTCCACTCTCAGTAGCCTCGGAAAAATCATTCGTTGGGTTCTTTCATCCCGAAGGAACCGAAGAAGAGGAGGGATTTGACTTCCTTCACAGTGCCATGTCTTTTGACAACATTTGGGATGAGATTTCTAAATCTGCTCGAGAAACTCCTTGTCATGGAGAGTCCTTTGTTTACATTGTGAGTTGGAATGACCACTTCTTTATCCTCAAGGTTGAAAAAGACGCGTACTATATCATTGACACACTTGGCGAGAGGCTTCTTGAGGGTTGTAATCAGGCTTATATCCTCAAATTCGACAAAGACACGACAATTTTTCAAGTACCTAGCGAGACTCAACAATCAGAGGATAAACCATCTAGCAATAAAAAGGAGCAAAGTGATATGAAAGAGGCTGCCGATGAAGGCAAAATTGTCATTAGCACCAGTGGCACAGTCAAAATGCAGGAAGAATCAACCTTCGTCTGCACGGACATGGTGCCTGAAAACAAAGAAGAATCCAGCATCGTTTGCAGAGGTAAAGAGGCATGTAAAGAGTACATTAAGAGTTTTTTGGCGGCAATCCCTATTAGGGAGTTACAAGTTGATGTGAAGAAGGGTTTGATGGCGTCTACGCCCCTTCATCAGCGGCTACAAATTGAGTTGCATTACACAATGAGCTTTGACCCTAAGTTTGAGTCATCTTCAGAAGAACTGACCGCTAACAGTTTGGCCATACTACCGTCAGCAGCAGA
- the LOC104221840 gene encoding uncharacterized protein isoform X2, with protein MVVKMMKWRPWPPLSSKKIEAKIIVNCLKDFNFMSNVQMGFQDFEKLRVEIKWKGSKSSSLNLSSLTRRSSSVKKNFTKEESLKENGVVEWNEEFQSVCNFSANKDGVFHPWEVAFTVFNGTSRGPDQKVNILAAASLNLADFASLARDKEDGIEIAIPLEASIGSFKSCVSLCLSLGLVELRNGHEASETIPKFIMSAPVSPNPGEVLLTERNEVSALKAGLLKVKFLKGLSARQHKKACHEEEGSDGRNSVRSEDTDYGYPLDTDSFDDSEEGDSEEGKEDGSVRKSFSYETLAYANHASGSLYSNTSSSEDEDLVHHSNHISDAGHGYPADTTAALQNQTAEQSSKRRILPWKKRKLSFRSPKTKGEPLLKKHYGEDGGDDIDFDRRQLCSSDESSSGWCKSEEGSANQFSEFGDDSFAVGSWEQKEIISRDGQMKLQTQIFFASIDQRSERAAGESACTALVAVIADWFHSNPKDMPIKSQLDCLIREGSLQWRDLCEKETYRERFPDKHFDLETVLQAKVRPLSVASEKSFVGFFHPEGTEEEEGFDFLHSAMSFDNIWDEISKSARETPCHGESFVYIVSWNDHFFILKVEKDAYYIIDTLGERLLEGCNQAYILKFDKDTTIFQVPSETQQSEDKPSSNKKEQSDMKEAADEGKIVISTSGTVKMQEESTFVCTDMVPENKEESSIVCRGKEACKEYIKSFLAAIPIRELQVDVKKGLMASTPLHQRLQIELHYTMSFDPKFESSSEELTANSLAILPSAADWRRHPCGIM; from the exons atggtagTGAAAATGATGAAGTGGAGGCCATGGCCACCACTATCATCCAAGAAAATTGAGGCTAAGATTATTGTTAATTGTCTTAAAGATTTCAACTTTATGTCAAATGTGCAAATGGGGTTCCAAGATTTTGAAAAATTAAGAGTTGAAATTAAGTGGAAAGGCTCAAAGAGTAGTTCTTTGAATTTGAGCTCTCTTACAAGGAGAAGTAGTAGTGTAAAGAAGAATTTTACAAAGGAAGAGTCTTTAAAGGAAAATGGTGTTGTTGAATGGAATGAGGAGTTTCAGAGTGTTTGTAACTTTTCAGCTAATAAAGATGGTGTGTTTCATCCTTGGGAGGTTGCTTTTACTGTGTTCAAT GGTACAAGCAGAGGACCAGATCAAAAGGTAAACATACTTGCTGCAGCGTCATTGAACCTTGCAGACTTTGCTTCTCTAGCTAGGGACAAAGAAGACGGCATTGAAATTGCAATTCCTTTGGAAGCCTCTATTGGCAGCTTCAAAAGTTGCGTTTCACTCTGT CTATCTCTCGGACTTGTGGAATTGAGGAATGGTCACGAAGCTTCAGAGACCATTCCGAAGTTTATCATGTCTGCTCCAGTATCTCCAAACCCTGGAGAGGTTTTGTTGACAGAGAGAAATGAGGTTTCTGCTTTAAAAGCAGGTCTGCTGAAAGTTAAATTTCTCAAGGGATTATCTGCTAGGCAACACAAGAAGGCATGTCATGAAGAGGAAGGCAGTGATGGAAGGAACTCGGTCAGAAGTGAGGACACCGATTATGGCTATCCACTCGACACGGATTCATTTGATGATTCAGAAGAAGGAGATTCAGAGGAAGGAAAGGAGGATGGGAGTGTACGGAAGTCATTCAGTTATGAAACACTTGCATATGCAAACCATGCTAGTGGATCATTATACTCAAACACAAGCAGCAGCGAAGACGAGGATTTAGTCCATCATAGCAATCATATTTCAGATGCAGGGCACGGATACCCTGCGGATACAACTGCAGCACTACAAAATCAAACTGCAGAGCAGAGTTCAAAACGCAGAATTCTCCCCTGGAAGAAGAGGAAGTTGAGTTTCAGATCTCCTAAAACCAAGGGAGAGCCGTTGCTGAAGAAACATTATGGAGAGGATGGCGGGGACGATATAGACTTTGATCGCCGACAGCTTTGCTCATCTGATGAGTCTTCTTCAGGG TGGTGCAAATCTGAGGAAGGTTCTGCAAATCAATTTTCCGAATTTGGAGACGACAGTTTTGCTGTGGGTAGTTGGGAGCAGAAAGAGATAATAAGCCGGGATGGACAAATGAAGCTGCAGACTCAGATCTTCTTTGCTTCGATTGATCAACGAAGTGAACGAGCTGCAGGTGAAAGTGCTTGTACAGCGTTGGTTGCTGTGATTGCTGATTGGTTCCACTCGAATCCTAAAGATATGCCGATCAAGTCCCAACTTGATTGTCTTATCCGTGAAGGTTCACTGCAGTGGAGGGATCTTTGTGAAAAAGAGACCTATAGGGAACGTTTCCCAGATAAGCATTTTGACCTCGAGACAGTCCTCCAAGCTAAAGTGCGTCCACTCTCAGTAGCCTCGGAAAAATCATTCGTTGGGTTCTTTCATCCCGAAGGAACCGAAGAAGAGGAGGGATTTGACTTCCTTCACAGTGCCATGTCTTTTGACAACATTTGGGATGAGATTTCTAAATCTGCTCGAGAAACTCCTTGTCATGGAGAGTCCTTTGTTTACATTGTGAGTTGGAATGACCACTTCTTTATCCTCAAGGTTGAAAAAGACGCGTACTATATCATTGACACACTTGGCGAGAGGCTTCTTGAGGGTTGTAATCAGGCTTATATCCTCAAATTCGACAAAGACACGACAATTTTTCAAGTACCTAGCGAGACTCAACAATCAGAGGATAAACCATCTAGCAATAAAAAGGAGCAAAGTGATATGAAAGAGGCTGCCGATGAAGGCAAAATTGTCATTAGCACCAGTGGCACAGTCAAAATGCAGGAAGAATCAACCTTCGTCTGCACGGACATGGTGCCTGAAAACAAAGAAGAATCCAGCATCGTTTGCAGAGGTAAAGAGGCATGTAAAGAGTACATTAAGAGTTTTTTGGCGGCAATCCCTATTAGGGAGTTACAAGTTGATGTGAAGAAGGGTTTGATGGCGTCTACGCCCCTTCATCAGCGGCTACAAATTGAGTTGCATTACACAATGAGCTTTGACCCTAAGTTTGAGTCATCTTCAGAAGAACTGACCGCTAACAGTTTGGCCATACTACCGTCAGCAGCAGA CTGGAGGAGGCATCCTTGCGGGATCATGTGA
- the LOC104221840 gene encoding uncharacterized protein isoform X3: protein MVVKMMKWRPWPPLSSKKIEAKIIVNCLKDFNFMSNVQMGFQDFEKLRVEIKWKGSKSSSLNLSSLTRRSSSVKKNFTKEESLKENGVVEWNEEFQSVCNFSANKDGVFHPWEVAFTVFNGTSRGPDQKVNILAAASLNLADFASLARDKEDGIEIAIPLEASIGSFKSCVSLCLSLGLVELRNGHEASETIPKFIMSAPVSPNPGEVLLTERNEVSALKAGLLKVKFLKGLSARQHKKACHEEEGSDGRNSVRSEDTDYGYPLDTDSFDDSEEGDSEEGKEDGSVRKSFSYETLAYANHASGSLYSNTSSSEDEDLVHHSNHISDAGHGYPADTTAALQNQTAEQSSKRRILPWKKRKLSFRSPKTKGEPLLKKHYGEDGGDDIDFDRRQLCSSDESSSGWCKSEEGSANQFSEFGDDSFAVGSWEQKEIISRDGQMKLQTQIFFASIDQRSERAAGESACTALVAVIADWFHSNPKDMPIKSQLDCLIREGSLQWRDLCEKETYRERFPDKHFDLETVLQAKVRPLSVASEKSFVGFFHPEGTEEEEGFDFLHSAMSFDNIWDEISKSARETPCHGESFVYIVSWNDHFFILKVEKDAYYIIDTLGERLLEGCNQAYILKFDKDTTIFQVPSETQQSEDKPSSNKKEQSDMKEAADEGKIVISTSGTVKMQEESTFVCTDMVPENKEESSIVCRGKEACKEYIKSFLAAIPIRELQVDVKKGLMASTPLHQRLQIELHYTMSFDPKFESSSEELTANSLAILPSAAEFLLWILAD from the exons atggtagTGAAAATGATGAAGTGGAGGCCATGGCCACCACTATCATCCAAGAAAATTGAGGCTAAGATTATTGTTAATTGTCTTAAAGATTTCAACTTTATGTCAAATGTGCAAATGGGGTTCCAAGATTTTGAAAAATTAAGAGTTGAAATTAAGTGGAAAGGCTCAAAGAGTAGTTCTTTGAATTTGAGCTCTCTTACAAGGAGAAGTAGTAGTGTAAAGAAGAATTTTACAAAGGAAGAGTCTTTAAAGGAAAATGGTGTTGTTGAATGGAATGAGGAGTTTCAGAGTGTTTGTAACTTTTCAGCTAATAAAGATGGTGTGTTTCATCCTTGGGAGGTTGCTTTTACTGTGTTCAAT GGTACAAGCAGAGGACCAGATCAAAAGGTAAACATACTTGCTGCAGCGTCATTGAACCTTGCAGACTTTGCTTCTCTAGCTAGGGACAAAGAAGACGGCATTGAAATTGCAATTCCTTTGGAAGCCTCTATTGGCAGCTTCAAAAGTTGCGTTTCACTCTGT CTATCTCTCGGACTTGTGGAATTGAGGAATGGTCACGAAGCTTCAGAGACCATTCCGAAGTTTATCATGTCTGCTCCAGTATCTCCAAACCCTGGAGAGGTTTTGTTGACAGAGAGAAATGAGGTTTCTGCTTTAAAAGCAGGTCTGCTGAAAGTTAAATTTCTCAAGGGATTATCTGCTAGGCAACACAAGAAGGCATGTCATGAAGAGGAAGGCAGTGATGGAAGGAACTCGGTCAGAAGTGAGGACACCGATTATGGCTATCCACTCGACACGGATTCATTTGATGATTCAGAAGAAGGAGATTCAGAGGAAGGAAAGGAGGATGGGAGTGTACGGAAGTCATTCAGTTATGAAACACTTGCATATGCAAACCATGCTAGTGGATCATTATACTCAAACACAAGCAGCAGCGAAGACGAGGATTTAGTCCATCATAGCAATCATATTTCAGATGCAGGGCACGGATACCCTGCGGATACAACTGCAGCACTACAAAATCAAACTGCAGAGCAGAGTTCAAAACGCAGAATTCTCCCCTGGAAGAAGAGGAAGTTGAGTTTCAGATCTCCTAAAACCAAGGGAGAGCCGTTGCTGAAGAAACATTATGGAGAGGATGGCGGGGACGATATAGACTTTGATCGCCGACAGCTTTGCTCATCTGATGAGTCTTCTTCAGGG TGGTGCAAATCTGAGGAAGGTTCTGCAAATCAATTTTCCGAATTTGGAGACGACAGTTTTGCTGTGGGTAGTTGGGAGCAGAAAGAGATAATAAGCCGGGATGGACAAATGAAGCTGCAGACTCAGATCTTCTTTGCTTCGATTGATCAACGAAGTGAACGAGCTGCAGGTGAAAGTGCTTGTACAGCGTTGGTTGCTGTGATTGCTGATTGGTTCCACTCGAATCCTAAAGATATGCCGATCAAGTCCCAACTTGATTGTCTTATCCGTGAAGGTTCACTGCAGTGGAGGGATCTTTGTGAAAAAGAGACCTATAGGGAACGTTTCCCAGATAAGCATTTTGACCTCGAGACAGTCCTCCAAGCTAAAGTGCGTCCACTCTCAGTAGCCTCGGAAAAATCATTCGTTGGGTTCTTTCATCCCGAAGGAACCGAAGAAGAGGAGGGATTTGACTTCCTTCACAGTGCCATGTCTTTTGACAACATTTGGGATGAGATTTCTAAATCTGCTCGAGAAACTCCTTGTCATGGAGAGTCCTTTGTTTACATTGTGAGTTGGAATGACCACTTCTTTATCCTCAAGGTTGAAAAAGACGCGTACTATATCATTGACACACTTGGCGAGAGGCTTCTTGAGGGTTGTAATCAGGCTTATATCCTCAAATTCGACAAAGACACGACAATTTTTCAAGTACCTAGCGAGACTCAACAATCAGAGGATAAACCATCTAGCAATAAAAAGGAGCAAAGTGATATGAAAGAGGCTGCCGATGAAGGCAAAATTGTCATTAGCACCAGTGGCACAGTCAAAATGCAGGAAGAATCAACCTTCGTCTGCACGGACATGGTGCCTGAAAACAAAGAAGAATCCAGCATCGTTTGCAGAGGTAAAGAGGCATGTAAAGAGTACATTAAGAGTTTTTTGGCGGCAATCCCTATTAGGGAGTTACAAGTTGATGTGAAGAAGGGTTTGATGGCGTCTACGCCCCTTCATCAGCGGCTACAAATTGAGTTGCATTACACAATGAGCTTTGACCCTAAGTTTGAGTCATCTTCAGAAGAACTGACCGCTAACAGTTTGGCCATACTACCGTCAGCAGCAGA GTTCTTGCTTTGGATTTTAGCCGACTGA